The genomic interval CTGAGCGTATCCAGACGTAGCATCGCGTTTATTTTTGTAGAACTCGAGCTGCCCCATCTCAAAATCTAGGCCTAAAAATTCCATAATTTTTCGAATAGTAATGTCAGGATGAATCACCATCTCTTCATACCAGACGCAAAGATAACGCTTATTCTGACAACATCGATTATGCTGTCGGATCGCTTCTATTACTCTTGCACATGCATCTTCAATAGAGAAAGGATGAAACGACCGATTAATCATTGAGGCCACTACATCTAAAGGATTTCTTACAACATGAATAAACTTAAACTCTTTAAACTTCTTCAAGAAACTATTCGCACAATATATGTTTTCAGGAGTTTTCTCAACCCAAGCAGATGATCCTTTACTTTCTGCATAGCACCCAAACAGTTCACAAAAGAAATCATTATATGATTCGCACTGCTTCGACAAAGATACAATGGCATTCCAATCGTCGACATAATACTTCATAAGGTTAGTAGGCCCGGGAGAAAAATTGGTTGCACTAGGGAATAAGGAACTTGCACTCAAGACTTCATGAATCAGATTTAGCTTCCTCTTACTATTACCTTTTACAAAAAACTTTTCTTTACTTAAGATGCCAGTAATCTGAATCAGAGACCTAAAGTGAGAAAAAGGCCTTCTATATATAAAGAATCTATCAAATATACCAACCTCCGGACCACAGGAAATAGTGGAATGCGAATCGAGAATTGCACGGAGTAATGTTGTTCCACTGCTCGGTGCGCCACCAAGCGCTATTCCTCTGCCAATCATTTACAAGTCCCCATCAG from Gammaproteobacteria bacterium carries:
- a CDS encoding sulfotransferase gives rise to the protein MIGRGIALGGAPSSGTTLLRAILDSHSTISCGPEVGIFDRFFIYRRPFSHFRSLIQITGILSKEKFFVKGNSKRKLNLIHEVLSASSLFPSATNFSPGPTNLMKYYVDDWNAIVSLSKQCESYNDFFCELFGCYAESKGSSAWVEKTPENIYCANSFLKKFKEFKFIHVVRNPLDVVASMINRSFHPFSIEDACARVIEAIRQHNRCCQNKRYLCVWYEEMVIHPDITIRKIMEFLGLDFEMGQLEFYKNKRDATSGYAQGPIHSRSIGRWRKDLDRESIEKIYFIFQREKIVFYGDIPTLVENEVKDILVI